Within the Bacteroidia bacterium genome, the region AATCCGGGGTAGCTGCAAACCGCACTCTCCAAACAGCTCGTCCATGTCTCTGCTCCAGGCAGTTTTCACTTTTTCCGTATCCGCAGCAATTCCTGAGTCAACAAGCGAACAGTCTTGCGCATTGGTCTCAAAAAGGTCGTCCGTAAAGCGCCAAAGTTCATGGAGAGCCGTGTGCAATCTTCTGCTACTTTCTTCCGTTCCTCCGGCAAAACGGCGAACCCATGAGTGAGCATGGCGCACATGGTAGGTAATTTCCTTGACCGACTTAGCGGCAATTCCTGCCAGCGTTTCGTCTTTGGAGGATGCCAAAGCGGTATAAAGATGGAACTGGTACGAAGACATAACCGAAAGCCGGAGTATGGTAAAGGCATAATCTCCTTTAGGTTGTTCTGCCATGAGTGAATTGAAATATTCCCGTTCTCCCCGGTGAAAAGCCAGACGGTCTCCGTCTCTGCCCTTCCCTTCCAGTCTTCCTGCATACATCAACAGCGCGTTTGCACGGCCGAATAAATCCAGTGAGATATTAGTCAGTGCGAGATCCTCCTCCAGAAAAGGGCCATGCCCTGTCCATTCAGCCAGACGCTGTGCAAGAATCAGGGAGTCGTCTCCCAGCCGGAGACAATAGCCGAACAATGCCTGTTGCGTTGTCATTCTCACATGTGTTTTACACCATCCGGTACCTGATAAAAAGTAGGATGGCGGTAGATCTTGTCGTTACCCGGTTCAAAGAAGGAACCGATATCCTCCGGCGAACTGGCCACAATGGCTCCGGCAGGAACCACCCATAATGCATTTCCCTCACCACGCCGGGTGTACGTATCGCGCGCATTCTGCAGGGCCATTTCCTTATCAAAGGCGTGAATACTTCCGCAATGAACGAAAGGCTGACCGCTTTTTTTCTGTACAAACACTTCCCAAAGGGGTCCTTGTGTATCCATTTCAAATTTATTTAAGCTGTTACCGGTTTCATTTTTTCAGCATATGCCTGTGCAGCTTCCCGCACCCAGGCTCCTTCCTGATGGGCACCGATTCTTGCGTTCAGGCGTTCTTTGTTGCAGGGGCCATGTCCGTGAATCACCCGCTCAAATTCACTCCAGTCCGGCTGCCCAAAATCGTATCCCTGCTTCTGCTCATTCCATTTTAATAGCGGATCGGGGATTTTAA harbors:
- the paaC gene encoding phenylacetate-CoA oxygenase subunit PaaC, with the translated sequence MTTQQALFGYCLRLGDDSLILAQRLAEWTGHGPFLEEDLALTNISLDLFGRANALLMYAGRLEGKGRDGDRLAFHRGEREYFNSLMAEQPKGDYAFTILRLSVMSSYQFHLYTALASSKDETLAGIAAKSVKEITYHVRHAHSWVRRFAGGTEESSRRLHTALHELWRFTDDLFETNAQDCSLVDSGIAADTEKVKTAWSRDMDELFGECGLQLPRIPYMQSGSRDGKHSEHLGFLLAEMQFLPRAYPDAKW
- the paaB gene encoding 1,2-phenylacetyl-CoA epoxidase subunit B — encoded protein: MDTQGPLWEVFVQKKSGQPFVHCGSIHAFDKEMALQNARDTYTRRGEGNALWVVPAGAIVASSPEDIGSFFEPGNDKIYRHPTFYQVPDGVKHM